One Actinomycetospora corticicola genomic window, TCGGCGTCGAAGGCGTGCCGGATGCCGAGCACGTACGCCAGCACGCCGGCCCCGGCGAACGCACCCGCGCCGAGCGGACCCGCCGTCAGGAAGAGGTAGAGCGACCAGCCCGCGACGTGCAGGAGGGCGATCACGGCGACGATGCCGGAGAGCTTCAGGCGCTGTCCGTGGGACCAGCCGGTGGTGGGCGTGGCGGCGATCGTCGTCACCCGGGGCTCCTTCACGACGACAGGTGGGGGCGGCAGGACCGTAACCGCGTCGTCTGAGCATGTCGATGGCCGTCGGCACATCATCACGCCGTCATCCACTTGTCACATGTGGATACGTCGGTGGTTGTTGACGTTTCCGCGTGATCCTTCCTAGTGTGCGGTGGTTCACACCCGGTCGCGACCTCCTGGAGAACACCCATGCCGCTCCCCCCACCCGACCACGACGCCCTGGCCGCCGTCGCCGCCGGCTACGGCCTCGGACTGTCCGACGCGGCGGTCGACGAGTTCGCCCCGGCCGTGTCCGGCCTGCTCGGCTCGTGGGACGCCGTGGAGGAGCTCTACGCCGCCGAGGCGCCCGCGACTCCGGAACGCGCGTGGACCCGGCCCGACGCCGACGAGAACCCCTACAACGCCTGGTACGTGACCACCTCGATCACGGAGGCCGCCGACGGTCCGCTCGCGGGGCGCACCGTCGCGATCAAGGACAACACCGCGGTCGCGGGCGTCCCGATGACCAACGGCTCGGACACCTTCGACGGCTACGTGCCGAGCGTCGACGCGACGATCGTCCGGCGCCTGCTCGACGCGGGCGCGACGATCGCCGGCAAGGCCGTCTGCGAGGACCTCTGCTTCTCCGGGGCCTCGATCACCGCCAACACCGGCGACGTCGAGAACCCCTGGGACCCGACGCGCAGCGCCGGCGGCTCCTCGGGCGGCAGCGCGGCCCTCGTCGCGGGCGGGGTGGTCGACATGGCCACCGGCGGTGACCAGGGCGGCTCGATCCGGATGCCGGCCGCGAACTGCGGCCTCGTCGGGCACAAGCCGACGTGGGGCCTCGTGCCCTACACCGGGGCGTTCCCCATCGAGGCGAGCATCGACCACCTCGGCCCCATCACCCGCACCGTCACCGACGCCGCACTCATGCTCTCGGTCATCGCCGGGGCCGACGGGTACGACCCCCGCCAGCCCACCGGCGTGGCGGCCGACGACTACCTCTCCGCGCTCGCGCAGGGTGCGACCGGGCTGCGGGTCGGGGTGCTGCGGGAGGGCTTCGGGCTCCCCGAGTCCGAGCCCGAGGTCGACGACGCCGTGCGCGCCGCGGTCACGGGGCTCTCCGACGCCGGGATGACCGTCTCCGAGGTGTCGGTGCCCTGGCACCTGCACGGCCCGAAGATCTGGGACGTCATCGCCACCGAGGGCGCCGCCTCGCAGATGATCGAGAACTCCGGGTACGGCCTGAACTGGAAGGGCCGCTACGACCCGGAGCTCATGGAGCAGTACGGGCGGCTCTGGACCGAGGACGGGACCCGGTTCCCCGACACGGTCAAGCTCGTCCTGCTGGCCGGGAAGTACGGCCTGAACACCACGCACGGCAAGCACTACGGCATGGCCCGCAACCTCGCCCCGAAGCTGGCCGCCGCCTACGACGCCGCGCTCGCCGACGTCGACCTGCTCGTCCTCCCGACGATGGCCATGCGGGCGAGCGTGCGTCCCGACCGCGGCGCCCCCGTCGTGGAGCGACTGGGCCGGGCGCTGGAGATGCTCGCCAACACCGCGCCGTTCGACGTCACCGGCCACCCGGTCTGCACGGTGCCCGCCGGGCTCGTCGACGGCGTGCCGGTCGGCCTGTCGCTCGTCGGACGCCAGTACGAGGACGCCACCGTGCTGCGCGCCGCGCACGCCTACGAGCAGGCGGTCGGTGGCTTCCCGGCCCCCACCTCCGTCGTCGCCCAGGCCTGAGCCGACCCCACCCCCAGGAGGAACGCGTGAACGGACTGCACGATCTCGGCGGGAAGGACGGCCTCGGCGCCGTCGACCCGCCCCCGGAGGAGCCGGTCTGGAAGGCCGAGTGGGAGAAGCACGCCCACGCGATGTTCCCGCTGGCCTTCCGCGCCGGGTTCTTCGGTGTCGACTCCTTCCGCTACGGCATGGAGCAGATCGAGCCGGTGGAGTACCTGACCTCCACCTACTACGAGCACTGGGTCCACTCCGTGACCCACCACGGCGTGCTCAAGGGTCACCTCGACCCGGACGAGATCGAGAAGCGCACGCAGTACTACCTGGAGAACCCGGACGCCCCGCTGCCCGAGGGTCAGGACCCCGACGGCGCGCTGGTCCAGTTCATCGAGGCGGTGATCCCGGCCGGCGCCACCGCGGCCCGTCCCGGCGACAAGGCCCCGAGGTTCGCCGTCGGCGACCGGGTCACCGTGGTCAACGACGCGCCGCGCGGCCACACCCGGAAGGCCTCGTACGTCCGGGGGAAGACCGGGGTGATCATCATGGCCCACGGCGAGATGATCTACCCGGACACCGCGGGCAACGAGCTCGGTGAGGCGCCGGAGCACGTCTACACCGTCCAGTTCACCAACGCCGAGCTCTGGGGCGAGGAGTCGGCCGAGCCGAACGGCACGGTCACCTTCGACGTCTGGGAGCCCTACATCGTCCCCGCGCAGGTTCAGGAGCACGCCGCATGAGCGCCAGCCACTCCACCGCCCCCGTCGCCTCCGACCACCAGGCCGAGGTCGTCGCCCGCGTCAAGGCGATCGAGTCGATCATGATCGAGAAGGGCCTCATGACGACGGAGGCGGTCGACCGCCTCGCCGAGATCTACGAGAACGAGGTCGGCCCGCAGCTCGGCGCCAAGGTCGTCGCCCGGGCCTGGACCGACCCGGAGTTCAAGGCCAAGCTGCTCGAGAACGCCAGCACCGCCTGCGCCGAGATGGGGATCGGCGGGCTGCAGGGCGAGGACATGGTCGCCGTCGAGGACACCGACGACCTGCACCACGTCATCGTCTGCACGCTCTGCTCCTGCTACCCGTGGCCGGTGCTCGGGCTGCCCCCGAACTGGTACAAGCAGCCGGCGTACCGCTCGCGCATGGTCCGCGAGCCCCGCAAGGTGCTGCGCGAGGAGTTCGGCTACGACGTCGCCGACTCCGTCGAGGTGCGCGTGTGGGACTCCAGCTCCGAGCTGCGCTACTGGGTGCTCCCGCAGCGCCCGGAGGGCACCGACGGCTGGTCGGCGGAGCAGCTCGAGGCGCTCGTCACCCGTGACTCCATGATCGGCGTCGGGGCCCCGAAG contains:
- a CDS encoding amidase, which codes for MPLPPPDHDALAAVAAGYGLGLSDAAVDEFAPAVSGLLGSWDAVEELYAAEAPATPERAWTRPDADENPYNAWYVTTSITEAADGPLAGRTVAIKDNTAVAGVPMTNGSDTFDGYVPSVDATIVRRLLDAGATIAGKAVCEDLCFSGASITANTGDVENPWDPTRSAGGSSGGSAALVAGGVVDMATGGDQGGSIRMPAANCGLVGHKPTWGLVPYTGAFPIEASIDHLGPITRTVTDAALMLSVIAGADGYDPRQPTGVAADDYLSALAQGATGLRVGVLREGFGLPESEPEVDDAVRAAVTGLSDAGMTVSEVSVPWHLHGPKIWDVIATEGAASQMIENSGYGLNWKGRYDPELMEQYGRLWTEDGTRFPDTVKLVLLAGKYGLNTTHGKHYGMARNLAPKLAAAYDAALADVDLLVLPTMAMRASVRPDRGAPVVERLGRALEMLANTAPFDVTGHPVCTVPAGLVDGVPVGLSLVGRQYEDATVLRAAHAYEQAVGGFPAPTSVVAQA
- the nthB gene encoding nitrile hydratase subunit beta; amino-acid sequence: MNGLHDLGGKDGLGAVDPPPEEPVWKAEWEKHAHAMFPLAFRAGFFGVDSFRYGMEQIEPVEYLTSTYYEHWVHSVTHHGVLKGHLDPDEIEKRTQYYLENPDAPLPEGQDPDGALVQFIEAVIPAGATAARPGDKAPRFAVGDRVTVVNDAPRGHTRKASYVRGKTGVIIMAHGEMIYPDTAGNELGEAPEHVYTVQFTNAELWGEESAEPNGTVTFDVWEPYIVPAQVQEHAA
- the nthA gene encoding nitrile hydratase subunit alpha, with protein sequence MSASHSTAPVASDHQAEVVARVKAIESIMIEKGLMTTEAVDRLAEIYENEVGPQLGAKVVARAWTDPEFKAKLLENASTACAEMGIGGLQGEDMVAVEDTDDLHHVIVCTLCSCYPWPVLGLPPNWYKQPAYRSRMVREPRKVLREEFGYDVADSVEVRVWDSSSELRYWVLPQRPEGTDGWSAEQLEALVTRDSMIGVGAPKAAA